One segment of Cyprinus carpio isolate SPL01 chromosome A17, ASM1834038v1, whole genome shotgun sequence DNA contains the following:
- the smc6 gene encoding structural maintenance of chromosomes protein 6, with the protein MNKRKSCVHNAVKPSKTPRTDGKTHVQDEEEVDEEDEVQQDHSLSASSVGDIGVIESITLRNFMSHHLLGPFKFGPNVNFIVGNNGTGKSAILTALIVGLGGKATTTNRGTSLKGFVKYGESFADIKVKLKNRGNDPYKGDIYGDSICIEHRITSDGCRTCKIKNKIGHVISTKKEELTAILDHFGIQVDNPVSVLNQEMSKQFLHSKSEADKYKFFMKATLLEQMKRDYIHIKQTKALTREQVERQEECLKDLRQLFLQKKERYERLSSLDNMRQTLEDLKKKMAWCLVREKERHVEQLIEQIEKEESDCKHEEKLQLCQSKVTAAEKRLQDIQKKLCTLREEQERLAEESCKMKEEIKVKTKAQKNQEVVYFRAENKLKQLEKEQCLLQERIHKISHGSGRRSHETEQAQHLKKISAFKKQLEKLEKESSALNQEIKDKQQALLKGREEYDKLSMEEKNIQVSLESKLKRKKQLMASRSNRLRRFGDQMPELLESIDKAFAQGRFIKKPVGPIGACISLKDPSLAVAVESCLRGFFKTFCCDNYRDEKVLQGLMSSYFPKGSRPQIMVCPFTDRVYNLQGRGVHHPEFPSVLDCLNIENPVITNCLIDMRGIESILIIKEKACARKVMQGSRPPKNCREAFTADGDQVFSHRYYTPEHEVLVKYLGGDPEAEIRLVESELENSQAQLSRFQLHLGSVKEDIQFMEEKLRSVIMACKKNQESINKVKASITELENIEEAQAEDISSLEEDAQENEQKIELERRNVKEAQDELKEHERVLSRINQKYKDVKNKMEQLSDETEQLKEEQVKAEAVCSKLDQTLKILEKKLEDHQANIQAMKDDLSLREDEMQDCEAKAKEICPVRQQVDQSARCIDAEITRLRQKISAEESSHGDKEQVIREYAEAHTNYKSKSSQLRDLRKFIDRLDHIMIDRQDRYKSMRRSLSVRCKLYFNNFMMQLNCCGSMMFNHINETLSISVKPPGQEKNNVNDMRSLSGGERSFSTVCFILALWEITESPFRCLDEFDVYMDMHNRSISMNMLVALSERQHLRQFIFITPQSTSHLPKSAHITIHQLQDPEREAEEE; encoded by the exons TTTCAAATTTGGACCAAATGTAAACTTCATTGTTGGGAACAATGGAA CTGGGAAAAGTGCTATTCTCACAGCTCTTATTGTGGGTCTTGGTGGAAAAGCAACCACAACCAACAGAGGAACATCTTTGAAGGGCTTTGTGAAATATGGAGAGAG ttttgcagacattaaagtgaaattaaaaaacaGAGGGAACGATCCCTATAAAGGTGACATTTATGGCGACAGCATCTGCATTGAGCATCGGATCACAAGCGACGGTTGCAGGACTTGTAAAATCAAGAATAAAATTG GCCATGTCATTTCCACAAAGAAGGAAGAGTTAACTGCTATACTTGACCATTTCGGTATCCAG GTTGACAATCCCGTTTCAGTCCTCAATCAAGAAATGAGCAAACAGTTCCTGCATTCAAAAAGTGAAGCAGACAAGtacaag TTTTTCATGAAAGCAACTCTTCTGGAGCAAATGAAAAGAGACTACATTCACATCAAGCAGACTAAAGCCTTGACACGCGAACAAGTGGAAAGACAAGAAGAG TGTCTTAAAGATCTCAGGCAGTTGtttttgcaaaagaaagaaagatatgaacGCTTGTCGTCACTCGACAATATGAGACAGACTCTAGAGGACCTGAAAAAGAAGATGGCGTGGTGTTTG gtgagagagaaggagaggcaTGTTGAACAACTGATAGAACAAATTGAAAAAGAAGAGTCTGACTGTAAACATGAAGAAAAGCTGCAGCTCTGTCAG AGCAAAGTTACCGCTGCTGAAAAGAGATTGCAGGACATTCAGAAGAAGCTTTGCACTCTTAGAGAAGAGCAGGAGCGTTTGGCAGAGGAGAGCTGTAAGATGAAGGAAGAAATTAAAGTCAAAACGAAAGCACAGAAAAATCAGGAG GTGGTTTACTTCCGCGCTGAGAATAAATTGAAACAATTAGAAAAGGAGCAATGCCTTCTTCAGGAGCGAATTCACAAAATAAGTCACGG CAGTGGCAGAAGAAGCCATGAGACTGAGCAAGCAcagcacctaaaaaaaatatctgccttCAAAAAGCAGCTGGAAAAGCTTGAGAAAGAGTCCAGCGCTCTGAATCAAGAGATtaaggacaaacaacaagctctgcTTAAAGGAAGAGAGGAATATGATAAACTGAG CATGGAGGAAAAGAACATCCAGGTCTCTCTGGAGTCCAAACTGAAGAGAAAAAAGCAGCTGATGGCCAGCAGATCCAACAGATTGAGACGGTTTGGTGATCAAATGCCAGAATTGTTGGAGTCCATCGACAAAGCCTTTGCTCAGGGCCGATTCATCAAGAAACCTGTGGGACCAATAG GTGCATGCATCAGCCTAAAGGATCCTAGTTTAGCCGTGGCTGTGGAGAGTTGCTTACGAGGTTTCTTTAAAACCTTTTGCTGTGATAATTACAGGGATGAAAAAGTCCTGCAAGGACTGATGTCCTCATACTTCCCCAAAGGCAGCAGGCCTCAGATTATGGTGTGTCCATTCACAGACAGAGTCTATAACCTGCAAGGCCG TGGAGTCCATCATCCTGAGTTTCCGTCTGTGCTGGACTGCCTCAATATCGAGAACCCGGTGATAACAAACTGCCTCATTGACATGAGGGGCATTGAGAGCATTCTGATTATCAAA gaGAAAGCTTGTGCAAGAAAAGTCATGCAGGGGTCGAGACCCCCGAAGAATTGCCGTGAGGCTTTTACTGCAGATGGTGATCAGGTCTTCAGCCATCGCTATTACACACCTGAACATGAAGTACTGGTCAAATATCTTGGTGGAGACCCAGAGGCAGAAATACG TCTGGTGGAGTCAGAGCTGGAGAACAGTCAGGCTCAGCTTTCACGGTTCCAGCTTCACTTGGGCTCTGTGAAGGAAGACATTCAGTTCATGGAGGAGAAGCTGCGTAGTGTCATCATGGCCTGCAAAAAGAATCAG GAAAGTATAAATAAGGTTAAAGCTTCCATAACAGAACTTGAGAACATTGAAGAGGCGCAGGCTGAAGACATCAGCTCCCTG GAAGAAGATGCACAAGAAAATGAACAGAAGATCGAGTTGGAGAGGAGAAACGTGAAAGAGGCTCAGGATGAGTTAAAGGAACATGAGAGAGTGCTTTCAAGAATTAATCAGAAATATAaagatgtgaaaaataaaatggagcaACTCTCAGATGAGACAGAACAGCTGAAG GAGGAGCAAGTAAAGGCAGAGGCTGTGTGCAGTAAACTTGATCAGACCTTGAAGATCTTGGAGAAGAAACTCGAGGATCATCAGGCTAATATTCAGGCCATGAAAGATGATTTGTCACTCAGAGAGGACGAAATGCAG GATTGTGAAGCCAAAGCCAAAGAGATCTGTCCTGTGCGACAGCAGGTTGATCAGAGTGCCAGATGTATCGATGCCGAAATCACACGCCTACGACAAAAAATCAGTGCGGAAGAGAGCAGCCATGGTGACAAGGAACAAGTTATCAG AGAGTACGCAGAGGCTCACACTAATTACAAAAGCAAATCCAGCCAGCTGAGGGATCTCAGGAAGTTTATTGATCGTCTGGACCACATCATGATTGACCGTCAGGACAGATACAAATCAATGCGACG GTCACTTTCTGTAAGGTGCAAGCTGTACTTCAACAACTTCATGATGCAGCTGAACTGCTGTGGCTCTATGATGTTCAATCACATCAATGAAACTCTGTCCATTTCA GTGAAACCCCCCGGTCAGGAAAAAAACAACGTCAATGACATGCGATCCCTCTCCGGAGGCGAGCGCTCCTTCTCCACTGTCTGCTTCATTCTGGCACTCTGGGAAATTACTGAGTCGCCCTTCCGGTGCCTAGATGAGTTTGACGTTTATATG gacATGCATAATCGCAGCATTTCAATGAACATGCTTGTGGCACTTTCAGAACGTCAGCATCTGCGACAGTTCATCTTCATCACTCCTCAGTCCACCAG CCATCTGCCTAAAAGTGCCCATATTACGATCCACCAGCTTCAGGATCCAGAGAGAGAAGCGGAGGAGGAGTGA